Part of the Cyanobacteria bacterium GSL.Bin1 genome, AGTTGGTTTGCGCTAGGATTAGCCACTACTTTAGCAGGATTAGGGATCTTTGCAGCAGCCTTTGGACAAGTTTATGGACAAATTGGGGTCGGTTTACCCCTTTTGGTCAGCGCGATCGCGATTTTGATGGGGTTAAATCTCTTGGAGATTGTTCCGCTACGCTTTCCGTCTCTTGGCGGTACCGAATGGATCAAAGAAGATTTTCCCCCCTCGCTTCGGTCCTACTTACTGGGATTAACCTTTGGCTTAGTCGCTTCCCCTTGCAGTACCCCGGTTCTGGCTAGCCTCTTGGCCTGGGTCGCCAATACTCAAGATTTAGTGTTAGGGGCAGGATTATTGTTATCCTATACAGGAGGCTATGTAATGCCCTTAATCATCGCAGGAACCTTTACCGCTTCAATTAAAAAGTTTCTGGAGTTTCGTCGCTGGGGAAGCTGGATTACCCCCATTAGCGGTGCATTACTGCTGGGCTTTGGTGTCTTTTCTTTATTACTCCGTTTACCCATTGATCGCTTTTAATTTCAATCCCGCATGACCTATCAACAAACAAAACCTAGATTTTCTTGGCTAACACAAGGATGGCGCAAAATCATTTATTTCTTAGCCGATTTGCGTCTTGCGATTATTTTACTGCTCGCGATCGCGCTGTTTAGTATTTCCGGTACGATCATTGAACAAGGACAAACTGTTGAATTCTACCAGAATAACTATCCGGAATCACCAGCCGTCCTCGGATTTTTATCTTGGCAAGTCATCCTCACCCTCGGCTTAGACCATGTTTATACCACCTGGTGGTTTGTTAGCCTCTTAATTATCTTTGGCAGCAGCCTCACCGCCTGTACGTTTACCCGGCAACTCCCCACCTTAAAATCAGCCCGACGTTGGCAATACTATAAACGTCCCGCTCAATTTGAAAAACTTGCCTTAAGTACGGAACTCCCCCACAATACCCTCGATCAAATCATTTCAGAACTCAAAAAACATCGTTACCAAGTGTTTCAAGAGGGCAACCAACTTTACGCCCGCAAAGGTCTCATGGGACGTATTGGTCCCATTGTTGTTCATGCCAGTATGTTAATTATCCTCCTTGGCGCGATTTGGGGAGCGTTTACTGGCTTTATGGCACAAGAAATGGTTGCCAGTGGCGAAACCTTCCAAGTGAAAAATATCGTTGAAGCCGGAAAACTATCTCAAGCAAAAATTCCTAAAGATTGGGCAGTGCGAGTCAACGATTTTTGGATTGATTATACGGCCGAAGGCGAGATTGATCAGTTTTACTCTGATTTATCCGTGGTTGACCGCGAAGGGAAAGAACTCAAACAAGAAACGATTCATGTCAATCAACCGCTACGTTATGACGGTGTAACCTTTTACCAAACGGATTGGGGAATTGCTGCGGTACAAGTGCAAATGAACAATAGTCCAGTTTTTCAAATCCCCATGGCGAAACTGAATAAAGAAGGAGAAGGGAATTTATGGGGAACTTGGGTACCCATTAAACCCGATTTAAGTGAAGGCGTTTCGCTACTAACCCGTGACTTAAAAGGAACATTGCTCGTTTATGATACCGCCGGAAAATTAACCGGTGTT contains:
- a CDS encoding cytochrome c biogenesis protein CcdA, translating into MLENLELFFYQLQQFADQLVSQQLNQLSPISIGLIFMAGLLTSLTPCMLSMLPITIGYIGSAETEGRQDALWKSSWFALGLATTLAGLGIFAAAFGQVYGQIGVGLPLLVSAIAILMGLNLLEIVPLRFPSLGGTEWIKEDFPPSLRSYLLGLTFGLVASPCSTPVLASLLAWVANTQDLVLGAGLLLSYTGGYVMPLIIAGTFTASIKKFLEFRRWGSWITPISGALLLGFGVFSLLLRLPIDRF
- a CDS encoding cytochrome c biogenesis protein, coding for MTYQQTKPRFSWLTQGWRKIIYFLADLRLAIILLLAIALFSISGTIIEQGQTVEFYQNNYPESPAVLGFLSWQVILTLGLDHVYTTWWFVSLLIIFGSSLTACTFTRQLPTLKSARRWQYYKRPAQFEKLALSTELPHNTLDQIISELKKHRYQVFQEGNQLYARKGLMGRIGPIVVHASMLIILLGAIWGAFTGFMAQEMVASGETFQVKNIVEAGKLSQAKIPKDWAVRVNDFWIDYTAEGEIDQFYSDLSVVDREGKELKQETIHVNQPLRYDGVTFYQTDWGIAAVQVQMNNSPVFQIPMAKLNKEGEGNLWGTWVPIKPDLSEGVSLLTRDLKGTLLVYDTAGKLTGVVRPGMGIEVEGMTLKVKDLIGATGLQIKADPGIPIVYTGFGLLMIGVVMSYISHSQIWALQTENSVYLGGQTNRAQVSFEQEFLEMLTTLEQEQPQLMSTSST